The genomic segment CGAAGAAAAAGATCACATTAAATCAATTTCAATATGATTATAAAATCAACCAGAATGGTGACATTCTGTTAAGGAAAGTTTTTGATGACCGCGTTGAAGAAATAAAGCTTATCAAACAGGATCCGCAACAATTTGAATTGTTAACCCATCCCTTTCGTTGGATACAGGAATTTCCGCACAACAGGTAAGCGGCTCTTCGCTCAAAGCTCTATCCTTGCAGGGGAAGGTGCTTATCACGAAGACGATCAGCGGCAAAACAAACTCTCGATTTTTTTGAAACCCATAACAACCAAATAAACCCCGAAAAAGATGTTTGAAACCGGCACTAAAAGAAGAAGTGACAAGCTATCAGAAGAAATTAATGTACATTACATCGAATGGTGCGGGCGGCGCCATAGAACAAAAACCACACGGAGAGACGAATTCACGATTACCCTGTCACATTCAAAAAGAGGCGCTCACCATATAGACCATCATCGATATCCCATGCGCGGCTATCAGATCCACGTTGTTTTCCCTGGTCAGTTGAGTCATTTCAGCATTTTGGATCATACGATTGTATGTCAACTTGTAATTGCTAAGAGAAGCTTTGATATGCTTCGTTTTGCATTGCGGTTTAATATGCAAGTGTACCGGACCTTTCCTGTACAGGAACTTACAAAACCCAAATTTGATATTCTTCATCATGAATTAAAACATATAGGAAATGAACTGTATCAAGACCGTCCGATGTTCGACGTCATCAGCTCCCGCGCACGGCTCACACTGCAGGAAATTAGTCGTGTTCTGGAAAAAAAAGTGAGTGACAGGAAACTGCTGGCTTATCCCGATAAGCTGGCCGAATTCATTGATCTTGTGGAGCTCCATTACAAAACCGAGCACAGTATCGCATTCTATATAAACAAACTAAACATTACCCAAAGCCATCTTGCCTCGCTTACACGGAAACATAAGCATATAACACCAACCAATATTATAAAAAGCAGAATACTGGAGGAAGCGATCAGGCTGCTAAGCCAACCCTCCGTAACGGTCAAAGATGTTATGCTTGAGTTAGGTTTTACGGACCAAACAGTTTTTAATCATTTTATCAAGAGAATGGCTGGAATCTCGCCGGGTACAATAAAAAAGAATCAAAATATTTAAATACAATTTTCCTGCAATCAAATTCACTTCGGCTAGCAATATGGCGAAATCATATCGCTCTACTTCTTCTCTATAGTAATATTGTCTAAGTATGCCGTTTCTTGCCCCACATTTTTAAACAAAATCCGCACGATTTTCTTATTAGCTGCGACTTCTGTCCCCGTATTAAAAGCTATACGATGTTGGCTGCCATTCCCACTTAAAAGTTGTGGCTGACGCCGGATAGTAGTAAGTGCTCCGCTCACTGGTGTTACATCGTCGATTTCTAACTCAATAGAAGAGCTCTTACCCCAATATTCCAGAAGATAAGCTTGCTGAGGATCCAAATAAACATACTGCTCTATTTGTTTACCTACAGGAAGAGCCGCAGCATGGCTGCCTCCTTCTCCACTACCAACTTCTAACCGCGCCTCCCCTTCCCAAGGTGGCAGTCCGCCCTTCGCCTCGAAGTCTGGGTTAGGAAGTTCATTTTCATTTTTTAGGGGCCAGCTGTAAGCCCGGATATAATCGACCTCCATATTCACGCCCCCTTCCGAACCATAAGCGCCTAAAAATACATTCATAAAATGATTGGGCGAATAGATGTTGTTTTTATTGGCATATTCCTTAATCAGATCGCCATTGATGTAGTGTTTTATGCTTGTGGGGGTCCAAAGTACTCCGTGCGTTACCCATTTTCCAACATGTTCGTATCCCTCGGCTATATGCGTTGCCAGATTATGTTGAAATACACCTTTCTCATCTACATCACCATGTATAACAAATTGTGCGGTGATATATTCAAAAACGTCAATTTCGAAAAGCTGTCCTTTTGGTCTTATCCCTTTAATACCGTCTACTTCAGATCCCTTTTGAAGATAATAGCGGATATCAGGTCCGGGAGAATCAAACCAAAAAGCCGTGTTGGTACCTTTTGGGTTACCGCTACGATTGCGCCTGACCTTCACTTCGAAGTAACCACCCCTACTATTATCTAACAGGTTTTCATTGGTTCTCCAATCATAAGTTTGAATAGAGGATATCTTTTGATTTCCTCCTTCGGCGAAAATCCGCTTGGGCAGTGTATCATTAATGTAGAGGTTAATAGCGCTGCCATCCATCGTGTACGCAGGCTGCGGCAATTGACCGTCCAACATTTCCTGTTTTGATGCTTTATTTAGGTAATTGAGGGATGAAAAATAATTGGTTGTCCACTTATTGCGATTTAATAGCTGATCATTAAATTCATCCTGCCAAAAAATCTCCATTCAGGGTGGCACCGCTCCCGAACTTGGATTTCGTTGCAACTCGGCGAGTTCAGCATCGTCTAATACCCAATTTTTTGTGGTATAAGTCTTCGCGCTAGCCAATGTTTCACCAGAAGCAGACTCAAGCCATATATAATAGGTGGTCTCTGGTAAGACCTGCTCGATATAGTATCGTCTGCTCCCCTGTTCTATCAGGCTGCTGGGCACCGTCGGCCTTTTATTGGTGGCGGAGCAATAAATCTTGCTTCCCAAAAGCCCGCGCATATCCGCATCAATATCAACCCGTATCCAGCTTCTGGTGCCTAACAAACTTAGCTGTACTTTAGACGTTGTGGTTTGTGCTGACAGAAATGATGTCGTAAAGAGGCACGTTACAAATAGTATTATATATTTTTTCACAATAATGCGATTAATCGGCTCCAAAATTTATCAGCCGTTAAACGATAATAATCAGAATAATTGGGACTACCAAATTCCGCCGAAACGCAACCGATTGTTTAATTTAATGCCAAAAATTAATTCTCTTCAATTTGTCTCCGCTGTACGCAGGATCCTTCAAATCGGCAGTCGTATACTACATCCTAAGGGAGACCATCATTCCTTTTCTACACGTTCAAGAAAATCGTAGGAATACCAAAACTTCAGAAGGGAAAAATCCGCTAAGCTCCTGAGCGAATAGCTTATTGGAAAGTCAAATTTATTTTGTTGAACTTTACGTTCTTTGTGAAATTCAGTTATAAGTGTTTTTATACCCAACAGACCACTTGCTTGCTTAATATAGCTATCCTTTGCACCGCCCCGCAAATAAATCAACAAGTCCGACTCTTCTAATATAGCGACATCTATTGGTGTTAATGGCTGACCGGTCTGCAGCTTATCCAAGGCCCCTTCAAAATCGGCACGGGGATAGTCGCTTTCAGCCATCAGGATGGTATGGGTACCATAATTAACACAGTTGACATAATACGGTTTTAAATCCGAACTTTCACGCTGGCCGACATCTTTTCTACTAAAAGCAGCAGAAAACTCATTAAACTGAGTCATTAATGTAAAAGCAATGCTTTCATTATGCATTAAATAACCATACTTCCTTCTAATCGTGGTTGAGTCATTATGCTTAACAAGTCTTAAAACCGTATTTACATCAGCGCTATTGTTTAGATAATAACGAATGGCCCTATAATCAAAAAAATCTGCGACAGAATAACCTGTTGATGAAGTTACCGAAACCCCATCTCTATCCTGATTTTTACGTGCATAATCGCGCATCCTCGTGAAGCTAGGAACAAATTTACCGGCCTTATGAACAGAATTGGATGATTTAACAGCTATTTTGAAAGCCTTACGATATTTTTCTGGAGAGATCAAGGACAAGTTAGGTAGCGTATCTTTTAATCCCCATACGGATCCTAAATAGAAATCCTCGCCCATAGTACTATCCACATACATCTGACTGACTGAAAAGCCTACCGATCGGCCAATAAAATGATACTTTGCAGCTGTTGTACTGCTCTCAATTTCCAATTTGGAGTCAGCTTCTTCCTTGTCGCAACTAGACAAAAAGCATAAACCGAGCAACAGCACAACGATATATTTCATAATTTAACAATATGCATCATTTCGAACGTTTATTAAATGATCTCATTGACTTATGGACAAATGGTATCAGTTTCAATCAAATATATATATAAAATTTCAAAAGGACCTCACAAAAATCAGAATAACAATAAAATACATGGCCAATAACCTAACAGGCCTAACCTAATACAGGTGTACTATGTTCTCATTCCTGACTAGCATTCCTCAGTCTAACAAGGGCAAATAACACGGTAAAAGATAATGCGGTCAATCCCGAAATCGCCATATTTAATCTAGTGATTAGCACATGATCGGACATGGAATACTTAATACCATAATAAGTGATCGTATAAGCAAGTAAATAGATAACTAATGTTTTAATAATCTGCATAAATTCAAAGAATGAGTACCTAGCGGTAATAAAACCTATCAAAGGTATGAAGCTATTTTATAAAGTTCGTTATCCTGTTACAAAGCGTTTTATGCGATTTACAATCCGCAGGTATGTTGCCATCTTTTTTAATATCGATATCGAAGCAGGCATAAAAAAACACCCGAAAGCATGGGGTACTCCGGGTGTTTTAGCCATATTATTAACCTATTTTATGAAAAGTGCCCTAGAATGGGCAACACTAAATTAGAAAAAAGATTTGTCTAAACAAAATAAAAATGATTTTTTTTATCGCTAAATCGGTTCATCTAGTTTTCCCTCCTACATTATGTATGATAGCTTGACATGAAAAATAATCGCTATTTTTGACTTAATCAGATAATGAAAGGGTATATATATGACGTCTAAAGAAATCCTACGACAACATGTCAGCAAAACCGTTGAACTGAGCGACGAACAATATGATTATTTCTTTTCGTTATTTAAACCTGTTTCTTTTAAAAGAAAACAACTGATTATCAGTCCCGGTGATGTTGTGGAAAACGAGTATTTTGTATTGAACGGCTGTCTTAAAACCTTTATAGTCAATAACGAACTTAAAATGCACATCTTACAATTTGCGACTTCAACTTGGTGGGCTTCCGATTACAATGCGCTTCACAACGGTACAGCGGCCACCTTATCACTGGACTGCGTCAGTGACTCCGATACATTGTGTCTCTTGGGCGAAGACAGAGAAAGAGCCTGCAAAGAAATCCACGAAATAGAAAGCTTTTTTAGATGGCGTTCCAACAAAGGTTATATCGGTCTTCAAAAAAGAATTTTATCCCTACTAAATAATGACGCACGTAGTCGTTATGAGGAACTCATGAATCAATACCCCTTACTTTACAATCTTGTTCCGAAGCATTTAATCGCAGCCTATTTGGGTGTCTCCAGAGAAACCCTGAGCCGCCTTCACAACATTAAATGATGTGATCTACATCACAAAAATAAGCCCGTCATTAAATTGTGATGTATATCACACAAAGGTCTTCGGTATTATGCCCTACTTTGTATCGTCATTTTGAACATATAATATTTAAAGATGGGAAAAAAACAAAATTTAAAAGTACTGATTGTACTGACCTCGCATGACCAACTGGGAGATACTGGGGCTAAGACAGGCTTCTGGATAGAGGAATTCGCCGCCCCATATTATGTTATGGCAGAGGCCGGAGTCGATTTGACGCTCGCCTCTCCGAAAGGAGGAAAACCTCCAGTCGACCCAAAAAGTGCGTTACCTGAATTTCAGACCGAAGCCACCAAGCGGTTCGATGAAGACAAAGAGCTTCAATTCAAATTGGAGCACACCCTTGTTCTAAATCAGATTAAGGAAGATGAATATGACGCTATTTTCTATCCCGGTGGCCACGGTCCCCTATGGGATCTGGCAAACGACAGCGATTCTATTGCACTTATTGAGGCATTTTGGCGGCATGGCAAGCCGGTAGCAGCAGTATGTCACGCACCGGGAATATTTCGATTTGTTAAAGATGCACATGGTGTTCCTCTTGTAAAAGATAAAAATGTGACCGGATTTTCGAATACCGAAGAAGAAGCTGTACAACTGACCCAGGTCGTTCCTTTTCTAGTCGAAGATGAGTTGAAAAAACTCGGTGGCCGATATAGCAAGGGTGCAGACTGGAGTAACCATGTGGTCATAGACGGGAGCCTGATTACAGGGCAGAACCCACAATCCTCAGAAGATACTGCACGTGAGCTTCTGTCATTATTAATGAAGTAATTTGGGTAAACAGCGTTAAAAGACATTTGTAATGTCATATCCCGATTTTAACGCTGTTTATTTACTTCATGCGTGCACATTTTTATCGAATATTGTGCTGCTGCTTGTGCGATGCACTATCTGGACGATCGGTTAGCACAAACTGTCTAATATCACCTTTTTCCCAGGCATTTGCAGAAGGGTCTATTACTGGCATAGGAATATCCGACCTATGCTGCTTTTTTTTGATCGTCGATATTTGAAAGCGCCTGTCCCTTTCAGCAATCAGCTGTTGATGAATTTGCCCATCTTTTGTAAAGCCCATCATGATCATTGGAACTCCTACAGGCAAACTATTCTCCTGGTCTGTATGCCAGGTATGAATCGTCTTACCATAAGTATGAATAAGCTTTTCCATTAACTCGTGCTCGACGTCATCCGGTATGCCCGGGGCAACAAGACTACCCGAACTCACCTCATAATGATGCGAATGCCAAAGTTTCTTTTCCTCTTCGGGCAATGTTCTAAAAATTTTGTCGGTGATTATATATTCTACCCCCATCAGCTTGGCATCTTCGCCGTTGCCGTCAAAAATGATGGCCTGATAAATATCATTATTCAATTGCTGCACGTAATGATGCGCTTCCATTTGCGCGTTCATATTACCATTGTAAAAATGAAATCCGTCAAGATATACATTAAATGACTTTAAAGGGCTCTTATCCTGTAGAAGATTTGCTCCCGCCTCCAGCGCTTTGTCCTTCGCTCCCTTTTCATTGCCAGGCACCTTCACATTGGATGTTGTATTTTTGCCGCCACAAGATATCCAGAGATGCATCACGATCAAGCCCATGCTCACATAAATAATTCGATTTTTCATCCGCATCTAATTTTGTTATAAGAATGTATACATTAGTATCCTGTTTTGCTATTTTATCGCATAATTGCTGACTATTTTTTTCAAATCAATTCCTTTTCCAAGTACCGGTTTGAAAATATCCCCCTCGCTGTTCATCCGTTCTATTGCATTAAAAATATTGAAATCACTAATTTTCAATCCTTTCTTCACTTCGTCCCAGTGCAGAGGCATGGACACCGTAGCTCCGGGCTTTGGGCGCACGGAATAGACGGAAGCAATAGTTGCATGCGGCCTATTTTGCAGAAAGTCCAAGTACATCTTGCCTTTGCGATCACGCACGGTACGCTCAAGACTTGTATAATCTGGCAGTTCGGCGTGTACAAGGGTCACAACAATTCGAGCGAACTCTTTAGACTGTTCGTAAGAATACTTATTCCCTAGTGGGATATAGATGTGAAGACCAGTAGAGCCACTTGTTTTGCAATAACTTGGAATGCCCATGTCGTCTAAAATTTGTTTAGTGACCTGAGCCGCTTCGATGACCTGATCAAAGGAATTTTTGTCGGGATCCAAATCTATAATACAATAAGTGGGATTATCTGGCTTTTTAACCGTACTGTTCCATGGATTCATCTCGATACAGCCCAGGTTAGCCATATACAATAAGGTAGCTTCATCTTTTCCGACCAAATAATGCCTATCACGATTGTCGGATTCACTCTGGTATAAATAAAGTTCTGCCCAGTCCGGCGCAGTATCCGTCACATCCTTAAAGTAAAAACCTTCGCCATCGATACCATTAGGGAATCGATTCATACTTTGTGGCCTACCTTTTAAGTATGGTAAGATAAATGGTGCAGCCTGATAGTAATAATTGATCAGATCCCGCTTTCTAATTTTTTCTGTTGGCCAATAGATTTTATCCAGATTAGTAAACTTAAGCTCCTGTTTATTTATTATTTTCACCTGCGTTTTTTCCGTGGGGTTCAGCAATGTTTTACGTTTTCCGTCCATACGTGATTTGACGAACTGATTGCTCCTTTCTTCCACCAGCTGTTGGACAGGCTGTTCATGCTCCAAAACTACTTTCTTCGCATTCTTATCTTCCCGTAATCCATCAAACGACGGGTGCCGCATAACTCCATCGTTGGTAATTTCAGCAAAACTCACTTCACAGACCA from the Sphingobacterium thalpophilum genome contains:
- a CDS encoding OBAP family protein; the protein is MKNRIIYVSMGLIVMHLWISCGGKNTTSNVKVPGNEKGAKDKALEAGANLLQDKSPLKSFNVYLDGFHFYNGNMNAQMEAHHYVQQLNNDIYQAIIFDGNGEDAKLMGVEYIITDKIFRTLPEEEKKLWHSHHYEVSSGSLVAPGIPDDVEHELMEKLIHTYGKTIHTWHTDQENSLPVGVPMIMMGFTKDGQIHQQLIAERDRRFQISTIKKKQHRSDIPMPVIDPSANAWEKGDIRQFVLTDRPDSASHKQQHNIR
- a CDS encoding helix-turn-helix domain-containing protein, with the protein product MFETGTKRRSDKLSEEINVHYIEWCGRRHRTKTTRRDEFTITLSHSKRGAHHIDHHRYPMRGYQIHVVFPGQLSHFSILDHTIVCQLVIAKRSFDMLRFALRFNMQVYRTFPVQELTKPKFDILHHELKHIGNELYQDRPMFDVISSRARLTLQEISRVLEKKVSDRKLLAYPDKLAEFIDLVELHYKTEHSIAFYINKLNITQSHLASLTRKHKHITPTNIIKSRILEEAIRLLSQPSVTVKDVMLELGFTDQTVFNHFIKRMAGISPGTIKKNQNI
- a CDS encoding type 1 glutamine amidotransferase domain-containing protein, coding for MGKKQNLKVLIVLTSHDQLGDTGAKTGFWIEEFAAPYYVMAEAGVDLTLASPKGGKPPVDPKSALPEFQTEATKRFDEDKELQFKLEHTLVLNQIKEDEYDAIFYPGGHGPLWDLANDSDSIALIEAFWRHGKPVAAVCHAPGIFRFVKDAHGVPLVKDKNVTGFSNTEEEAVQLTQVVPFLVEDELKKLGGRYSKGADWSNHVVIDGSLITGQNPQSSEDTARELLSLLMK
- a CDS encoding glycoside hydrolase family 16 protein, which encodes MEIFWQDEFNDQLLNRNKWTTNYFSSLNYLNKASKQEMLDGQLPQPAYTMDGSAINLYINDTLPKRIFAEGGNQKISSIQTYDWRTNENLLDNSRGGYFEVKVRRNRSGNPKGTNTAFWFDSPGPDIRYYLQKGSEVDGIKGIRPKGQLFEIDVFEYITAQFVIHGDVDEKGVFQHNLATHIAEGYEHVGKWVTHGVLWTPTSIKHYINGDLIKEYANKNNIYSPNHFMNVFLGAYGSEGGVNMEVDYIRAYSWPLKNENELPNPDFEAKGGLPPWEGEARLEVGSGEGGSHAAALPVGKQIEQYVYLDPQQAYLLEYWGKSSSIELEIDDVTPVSGALTTIRRQPQLLSGNGSQHRIAFNTGTEVAANKKIVRILFKNVGQETAYLDNITIEKK
- a CDS encoding Crp/Fnr family transcriptional regulator is translated as MTSKEILRQHVSKTVELSDEQYDYFFSLFKPVSFKRKQLIISPGDVVENEYFVLNGCLKTFIVNNELKMHILQFATSTWWASDYNALHNGTAATLSLDCVSDSDTLCLLGEDRERACKEIHEIESFFRWRSNKGYIGLQKRILSLLNNDARSRYEELMNQYPLLYNLVPKHLIAAYLGVSRETLSRLHNIK